Proteins encoded together in one Arvicanthis niloticus isolate mArvNil1 chromosome 7, mArvNil1.pat.X, whole genome shotgun sequence window:
- the LOC117712542 gene encoding uncharacterized protein LOC117712542 isoform X1, translating to MERIWSRPTMNAVTYEDVHVNFTQEEWALLDSSQKNFYKEVMLETYSNLTAIGYSWEDLSYEMNSQNSRRHGRHLQRHERIHTGEKSYKHLQSNEVFSSHSHPQIHKRMLTGAFVYDSGLQMHRETHTGEKPCDCKTQGKAFACHSHLQSPKKTHTAEKPYECKECGKAFLWYSVLHRHNRTHTGEKPYECKQCGKAFSDLWVLQRHKSTHTGEKPYECILCGKAFAQNSILQSHKRTHTGEKPYECKLCGKAFSYHSDLQRHKRTHTGEKPYECKLCGKAFAQNSVLQIHKRTHTGEKPYECKQCGKAFAQNFNLQSHKRTHTGEKPYECKQCGKAFKQSSHLQCHKRTHTGGKVYECNQCGKVFAVNIDLQIHKRSHTREKTYECQQCGKAFSWYSALHRHKRTHTGEKPYECNQCGKAFAQNSVLQIHKRTHTGGKPYACNQCDKAFISHSHLQIHKRTHTGEKPYECNQCGKAFSSHSALQRHKRTHTGEKPYECNQCGKAFAQNSTLQSHKRIHTGEKPYECKQCGKAFPRSSQLHSHKRTHTGEKPYECKQCGKAFAQNSQLQSHKRTHTGEKPYECKQCGKAFAQNSHLQRHKRIHTGGKPYACNQCGKAFVHNSDPQRHKGTHNGEKQCM from the exons AATGCAGTGACATATGAGGATGTGCATGTAAACTTTACTCAGGAAGAATGGGCTTTGCTGGATTCTTCCCAGAAGAATTTCTACAAAGaagtgatgctggagacctacagcaacctcactgctatag GCTATTCTTGGGAAGACCTCAGTTATGAAATGAATTCTCAAAATTCTAGAAGACATGGAag GCATCTTCaaaggcatgaaagaattcacactggagagaaaagcTATAAACATTTGCAAAGTAATGAAGTgttttcaagtcacagtcatcctcagatacataaaagaatgCTTACTGGAGCCTTTGTATATGATAGTGGCCTTCAAATGcatagagaaacacacacaggagagaaaccctgtgATTGTAAGACACaaggtaaagcctttgcatgccACAGCCATCTGCAAAGCcctaaaaaaacacatactgcagagaaaccctatgaatgtaaagagtgtggtaaagcctttttgtGGTACAGTGTTCTTCATCGGCATAacagaacacatactggagagaagccttatgaatgtaaacagtgtggtaaagccttttcagatctcTGGGTTCTTCAAAGGcataaaagtacacatactggagagaagccctatgaatgtatactatgtggtaaagcctttgcacagaACAGTATTCTTCAGagccataaaagaacacatactggagagaagccctatgaatgtaaactatgtggtaaagccttttcatatcatagtgatcttcaaaggcataaaagaacacatactggagagaagccctatgaatgtaaactatgtggtaaagcttttgcaCAGAACAGTGTTCTTCAgattcataaaagaacacatactggagagaagccctatgaatgtaaacaatgtggtaaagcctttgcacagaACTTTAATCTTcagagtcataaaagaacacatactggagaaaagccctatgaatgtaaacaatgtggtaaagcctttaaaCAGAGCAGTCATCTTcaatgtcataaaagaacacatactggagggAAGGTCTATGAATGTAACCAGTGTGGCAAAGTCTTTGCAGTAAATATTgatcttcaaatacataaaagatcACATACTAGAGAGAAGACCTATGAATGtcaacaatgtggtaaagccttttcatggtaCAGTGCTCTTCATaggcataaaagaacacatactggagagaagccctatgaatgtaaccaatgtggtaaagcctttgcacagaACAGTGTTCTTCAGATTCATAAACGAACACATACTGGAGGGAAGCCCTATGCATGTAACCAATGTGACAAAGCTTTTATTTCTCACAGCCATCTTCAgattcataaaagaacacatactggagaaaagccctatgaatgtaaccaatgtggtaaagccttttcatctcACAGTGCTCTTCAaaggcataaaagaacacatactggagagaagccctatgaatgtaaccaatgtggtaaagcctttgcacagaACAGTACCCTTCAGagtcataaaagaatacatactggagagaagccctatgaatgtaaacaatgtggtaaagcctttccaagGAGCAGTCAACTTcacagtcataaaagaacacatactggagagaagccctatgaatgtaaacaatgtggtaaagcatttgcacaGAACAGTCAACTTcagagtcataaaagaacacatactggagagaagccctatgaatgtaaacaatgtggtaaagcttttgcaCAGAACAGTCATCTTCAAAggcataaaagaatacatactggagggAAGCCCTATgcatgtaaccaatgtggtaaagcctttgtccACAATAGTGATCCTCAAAGGCATAAAGGGACACATAATGGAGAGAAACAATGCATGTGA